In the Leptotrichia sp. oral taxon 212 genome, one interval contains:
- a CDS encoding HEAT repeat domain-containing protein: MEKNSLEELKKLMLKKYRKEISFQQLQKEFLKNDDERIEYIKTELEKAYYEKNGKSINTLILAIYMFKLYSEKFVDVLCKLTKEEWHEKHEDIVFYLQKMELPSTIDCIYNLAISNFEKYRWDDNFALVRKCCFALGDINTPKAKEKLELLLQSDEEMIREHAMEQLNRCDFTNKDVE, from the coding sequence ATGGAGAAAAATAGTCTTGAAGAATTGAAAAAATTAATGTTGAAAAAATATAGAAAAGAAATAAGCTTTCAACAATTACAAAAGGAATTTTTAAAAAATGATGATGAAAGAATAGAGTATATAAAAACAGAGTTGGAAAAAGCATATTATGAAAAAAATGGAAAAAGTATAAATACTCTGATTTTAGCGATATATATGTTTAAATTATATAGTGAAAAATTTGTTGACGTTTTATGTAAATTAACAAAAGAAGAATGGCACGAAAAACATGAAGATATAGTGTTTTATCTTCAGAAAATGGAATTACCTTCTACAATAGACTGTATATATAATCTAGCAATTTCAAATTTTGAAAAATACCGTTGGGATGATAATTTTGCATTAGTAAGAAAATGCTGTTTTGCTTTAGGAGATATAAATACTCCTAAGGCGAAAGAAAAATTGGAATTATTATTACAAAGTGATGAAGAAATGATAAGAGAACATGCAATGGAACAGTTGAACAGATGTGACTTTACAAATAAGGATGTCGAATGA